From Thermogemmata fonticola, one genomic window encodes:
- a CDS encoding radical SAM/SPASM domain-containing protein — MTIGATFRLVSRLLREADKRLLLRLLYLMGFKGALSVHRHKLRLRRGQFFPPFLYVSVINSCNLRCQGCWVDVSARQQAMSPEVFHRLIREARPMGNVFFGIVGGEPFMHPHLLDMLAEHPDCYFQIFTNGHFLTPERARRMYQMGNVTPLISVEGTERVSDIRRGRSGVLSKTLQGLRHALDAGLLTGVCTSVCRSNLRDLVREEWIDQLIEWGVLYTWFHVYRPMGPNPQPELCLSAEEALQVRRFVVEMRARKPIIIIDAYHDGEGQALCPAANGLSHHINPWGDIEPCPIVQFARESIDPQVDSRPLKEKFLHSTFLAEFRRLAARTTRGCIVLERPDLLRQLVERHAARDTTVRQTALAELSALTPRPSQYLPGQEIPEQNLLYRWAKRLFFNDFGVYQHLRSPSQAPHSPTENSTLE, encoded by the coding sequence GTGACCATCGGTGCCACGTTCCGCCTGGTTAGCCGCCTCCTGCGGGAAGCCGACAAGCGGCTGCTTTTGCGACTGTTGTATTTGATGGGTTTCAAGGGAGCGCTGTCGGTCCACCGTCACAAGCTGCGCTTGCGCCGGGGACAATTCTTCCCGCCCTTTTTGTACGTTTCCGTGATCAATAGCTGCAATCTGCGCTGCCAGGGCTGCTGGGTGGATGTCTCAGCCCGGCAGCAGGCGATGAGTCCGGAGGTCTTCCACCGCCTTATCCGCGAAGCCCGTCCGATGGGGAACGTCTTCTTCGGCATTGTCGGGGGCGAACCGTTCATGCACCCCCATCTTCTCGACATGCTCGCGGAGCACCCCGATTGCTACTTCCAGATTTTCACGAATGGCCACTTTCTGACGCCAGAGCGCGCCCGCCGCATGTACCAAATGGGGAACGTCACCCCGCTGATTTCGGTGGAAGGCACCGAGCGAGTCTCCGACATCCGCCGAGGACGGTCCGGCGTCCTTAGCAAGACTTTGCAAGGGTTGCGCCATGCTTTAGATGCCGGCCTGCTGACCGGCGTGTGCACCAGTGTCTGCCGCAGCAACCTCCGCGACCTGGTCCGCGAAGAATGGATCGACCAATTGATCGAGTGGGGGGTTCTGTACACGTGGTTCCACGTCTACCGGCCGATGGGTCCGAATCCGCAACCGGAGTTGTGTCTTTCCGCGGAGGAAGCCCTGCAAGTCCGACGCTTTGTCGTGGAAATGCGGGCGCGCAAGCCCATCATCATCATCGACGCTTATCACGATGGGGAAGGCCAGGCCTTGTGTCCCGCCGCCAACGGCCTGAGCCATCACATCAATCCATGGGGAGACATCGAGCCATGCCCGATCGTCCAATTTGCCCGCGAATCGATCGATCCGCAGGTCGATAGCCGCCCGCTCAAGGAGAAGTTTCTCCACTCGACTTTTCTGGCAGAGTTCCGCCGCTTGGCCGCCCGAACCACACGCGGATGCATCGTTCTGGAGCGCCCGGACCTGCTCCGCCAATTGGTGGAACGCCACGCCGCCCGCGACACCACGGTGCGCCAAACCGCCTTGGCCGAGCTATCTGCCCTGACGCCCCGTCCTTCCCAATATCTCCCCGGCCAGGAAATCCCGGAACAAAACCTGCTCTACCGTTGGGCCAAACGCCTCTTCTTCAATGACTTCGGCGTGTACCAGCACCTGCGCAGCCCGTCCCAGGCTCCCCACTCCCCCACGGAAAACAGTACGTTAGAATGA
- a CDS encoding lysylphosphatidylglycerol synthase domain-containing protein translates to MIKTVLAAAIVVGVARQFVRILADAAWQQAGGIPRWELLPLVGLLYLAAHTCWGSFWVRLLREQGVEVSWYAGLRCYFVSQFGKYVPGKAWVILLRVGMLRQGGAPAMAVAMTATYETLASMGAGALVAVLCLPFVGVLPVEVAGRWGWFLLVAALPAGLALLHRTLHRWLRQRGTAATAAAPSWFLLVQGTFHGVLGWLLLGLSLGLLLEAMQPGGDWTGSRALAVLGAVALAYVAGFVVLVTPGGLGVREWVLLHTLPPVLAQADTSPTVLAALAALYLRLIWTVAEVICAALLYLRPASPPAMISENLPRQTPQPYASNIR, encoded by the coding sequence GTGATCAAGACTGTGCTGGCAGCGGCTATCGTGGTCGGCGTGGCCCGGCAATTTGTTCGTATCCTGGCGGATGCGGCCTGGCAGCAGGCTGGAGGGATTCCTCGCTGGGAATTGCTGCCGCTGGTGGGACTGTTGTATTTGGCGGCGCATACCTGTTGGGGAAGCTTCTGGGTGCGGCTGTTGCGCGAACAGGGGGTGGAGGTGAGCTGGTATGCAGGGTTGCGCTGCTACTTTGTCAGCCAGTTCGGGAAGTATGTACCGGGAAAGGCGTGGGTGATCCTGCTGCGGGTGGGAATGTTGCGGCAGGGCGGGGCGCCGGCGATGGCGGTCGCTATGACGGCGACCTATGAGACTCTGGCGAGCATGGGAGCCGGAGCGCTTGTGGCCGTGCTTTGCTTGCCGTTTGTCGGGGTGCTGCCGGTGGAGGTGGCCGGGCGATGGGGGTGGTTCCTCCTGGTGGCTGCTTTGCCGGCAGGTCTAGCTCTGCTGCACCGTACGCTGCACAGGTGGCTGCGGCAACGCGGGACGGCGGCCACGGCCGCGGCTCCTTCGTGGTTCCTCCTCGTCCAGGGAACCTTCCACGGCGTGCTCGGCTGGTTGCTACTTGGCCTGAGCCTGGGCCTGCTCCTGGAAGCGATGCAACCGGGGGGGGATTGGACCGGCTCGCGGGCGCTCGCTGTGTTGGGGGCGGTGGCGCTGGCCTATGTGGCGGGTTTTGTCGTTCTGGTTACGCCGGGGGGGCTGGGCGTGCGCGAATGGGTGCTGTTGCACACCCTGCCGCCTGTACTGGCGCAAGCCGATACTTCCCCAACGGTCCTGGCGGCTTTGGCAGCCCTGTACCTGCGATTGATCTGGACGGTCGCGGAGGTAATCTGTGCCGCCTTGCTCTATCTCCGCCCCGCCTCTCCGCCTGCTATGATATCTGAGAACCTGCCGCGCCAAACGCCACAGCCGTATGCCAGCAACATCCGCTAA
- a CDS encoding glycosyltransferase family 2 protein: MPATSANPGNTEACESLISLVVPIYNERDNLRDLLQEIQRVWQSAELAGWSWEVIIVDDGSTDGSWEVIQELAAGEERLCGLRLRRNFGKAAALQAGFHAARGAIVITLDGDLQDDPREIPRFVQAVQQGADVVSGWKVQRRDPWHKVIPSRVFNRLVSWLTGVRLHDHNCGFKAYRADVLRELHLYGEQHRFVPVLAAERGFRIAELPVHHRPRRYGYSKYRWQRFIKGLLDLGTVFFLTQYEHRPQHLLGSTGLICGTLAVVGVVACVGTLLIGDGSAWSSTAWAGWLLALLVSLTLGLISVQLLTSGLLAELIVVRTMSQDESYGIAERTPCKRAAPTSAVLKSPPSDETSAASA; this comes from the coding sequence ATGCCAGCAACATCCGCTAATCCTGGAAATACTGAAGCCTGTGAGTCGCTGATCTCGCTTGTGGTGCCCATCTACAACGAGCGGGACAATCTCCGGGATTTGCTCCAGGAGATTCAGCGAGTGTGGCAGTCGGCGGAGCTGGCGGGCTGGAGTTGGGAAGTCATCATCGTGGATGACGGAAGCACGGATGGCTCCTGGGAGGTGATTCAGGAGCTGGCGGCGGGGGAAGAGCGGCTCTGCGGCCTGCGGTTGCGGCGGAACTTCGGCAAGGCCGCGGCGCTTCAGGCCGGCTTTCACGCGGCACGGGGGGCGATCGTCATCACTCTGGATGGCGATCTCCAAGACGACCCGCGGGAGATTCCCCGTTTCGTGCAAGCCGTGCAGCAGGGAGCGGATGTGGTCAGCGGCTGGAAAGTCCAGCGGCGCGACCCCTGGCACAAAGTCATTCCCAGCCGGGTGTTCAACCGCCTGGTGAGCTGGCTGACCGGCGTGCGCCTCCATGATCACAACTGCGGCTTCAAAGCCTATCGGGCCGACGTCTTGCGGGAATTGCACCTCTATGGCGAACAGCATCGCTTTGTCCCCGTGCTGGCAGCGGAACGCGGCTTCCGCATCGCGGAGCTGCCGGTCCATCATCGTCCCCGCCGTTACGGCTATTCCAAATACCGCTGGCAGCGCTTCATCAAAGGCTTGCTGGACCTGGGCACCGTCTTTTTCCTGACGCAATATGAACACCGCCCCCAGCATCTCCTGGGCAGCACCGGTCTGATCTGCGGCACGCTCGCCGTGGTGGGGGTCGTGGCTTGCGTTGGCACCTTGCTCATCGGGGACGGCTCCGCCTGGTCTTCGACTGCTTGGGCCGGTTGGCTGCTGGCTCTGCTTGTGAGCTTGACTTTGGGACTCATCAGCGTTCAGTTGCTAACTTCCGGCCTGCTAGCGGAGTTGATCGTGGTGCGGACGATGAGCCAGGACGAAAGCTACGGAATCGCGGAAAGAACGCCCTGCAAGCGCGCAGCCCCGACCTCAGCCGTCCTGAAATCTCCGCCTTCGGATGAAACTTCCGCCGCTTCCGCTTGA